In the genome of Mucilaginibacter sp. 14171R-50, the window ACATCAACGTGCTCTTTTATCACGGTTGAAAGGGCTACGCCTGCATAGTCTGTAGTCACCGGGAAATTTTTGTGGTTACGGTCGATGAGTACTACGGTACGCAGCTTTTTTAACGGCACATCCAGGAACACACCAAAGCCATAGGCCAGTGTTTTGCCGCTGTTCAGCACATCGTCAACCAGAACGATGACCTTGTTACTGCACTCCTGCACGTCAAAGTTGGTTTTGGCCTGTAGCCGGCTGCTTTGTTTATCCAGTTCGATGGTTAGCAGGCGGCTTTTAAACGGCGCTATCTTATCCAAAACCAGTTTCAAACGCCCGGCTACATGGTTCCCGCGCGGGAGGATACCGGCTATCAGTATTTCCTTCTCATCAAAATTATCTTCCAATATCTGGTACGCAATACGGTCTATTTTTTGCTGTATTTGCTGCTGGTTTAATATCAGTATCTTTTTATCAGACATGGAGAGTTTGTTGAATATATAAGGTTGAACCGTTGTAAAGTTAAAGCGCTTTTGATATGTAAATATAAGGAACGTTTCAATATTTTAACTTTCAAACGTTCCAACAACCTTTCAATTTTTAACGTACGGATAATACACGAAGTTGGCCCCTTCGGGTACCACTACAAACAGGCACATAAAATCGTTAGGGTTTTTGTAGGTGTTCATGAACCGCTCTTTCAGTTCGGCCTTGATGATGCCGCGCTCTATAAACTCCTCAATGGTTGAAGCATGAATGCTCCACTCGGTGTTTAGCTCGTTGCGGTCCAATATCATCTCGCCGAGTTTTATTTCGTGCTGATGGGCGATAAATATCGGTGTTGCCGACAAGCCTTCCACCATGATCTCGACAGCTACCTCCCGGATCGATTCATTAAAAAATTTAAGGTCTCGCTCTAAACTTACCAGCGGACTTTCCTTTTTGGGCTGTTGCTCCGCTCCCCTGTTTTCGTTAAAAAGTTCTTCGGTATCCATATTACACTATTCTTCAGGTGGTTTGGGTTTCGTGGTTTTGGCATTAAACCTCGGTTTGAAGCCAATTTTTGGTGTTGTGGGCGCTACAGGTTCTATAGGCCCACTTTCGTTTATCAACTTATCCTCCGCAGATTCGGTTTCTGCAGGTGCATCCGTAGCTGCCGCGGGCTTAGGCGCCATTGTTTTCATGTTAAAGCGCGGCTTAAAGCCTGCAGGCTTTGTCGCTTCGGTTTGTTTAAGGTCCCCCGGTTCTTCCGTCTTTGGTTCCGCCTCAACCTTCTTTGTTTGTGGTGCATTACCCTGGGTCATTTTCATACTAAAGCGAGGCTTAAAACCAGCCGGCTTTGTAGCCGGGCCTTGTGTTTGCTTTTCTTCTTCTTCAGCATCTGTAGTACGTGGCGTGGCATCAGCGGCGGCTTGCATTGCCTCTTTCTCCTGTTGAAAGGGAGGAAGTTGGTCTCCAGCTGCTACAGCTGCGTTTACCTCTGGGGTAGCGGTTGCACTGTCATCCTGTGCGGCAACCTTTTGGTCGTTTGTTGCATCGGCAGCCTTGCCCATTCCGGGTTTAAACCTCGGTTTAAATCCAACGGATGGTGCCGGCACATTATCTGTTAATGTTTCAGCGATAGTTTGCTCTGCAAGTTTATTCTCTAAGTGTACCTTTTCAGGCTTTTGTTCAGGCGCAAGGTGATATTGAAGCCTTAATTTATTGAACCAGTATTTTTTGGTGTGGTCGAAACTTTTTTCGCCCATCTGGTTGAAGTGCTTTTCAAATTCAGCGTAAAGAGCCGGCTCTGCTGCCCGCAGGGCGACCAGGTCTATCCGCTTCCTGTTAAAAAACTCTTCGAAGGTCATTTTAAATAATTTGAAAATTTGTTGATTTGAAAATTTGAAAGTTGATAGTCATCTTCAAATTGCCGCATCTTCAAATTGCTTAATTACAAGGCCACATCCACATCCAGACTGTTAAAGTGGATGCCCTTGTCTGTTTGTGTCCAGTCCTCACGTTCATCGTCGGTAGCGTTCATTAGTTTGGGGAACCACTCCAGCGGGAAAGCCTGTTGCTTTCCATCTGCCTTTTCTACAAAAAGCAGTCCATTAGCAAAGGTTACCTTAACTTTTTTTTCCTGTTTGCTTGACGAAAATAAAGGCATAATTGAAAATTCTAAATTCTAAACCCTAAATCCTAAAGCAGCTCTCGTTATTTTAAAATAAATCCGAAATCGAAACTCCGAAATTCGAAATCGTCTTATTCCGCCATATTATGATAAACCGCCTGCACATCATCATCCTCTTCAAGTCGGTCGATGATCTTGAAAACGTCTACAGCCTGCTCTTCGGTTACCGGCGTGGTTGATTGCGCAATACGCTCCAACTTGGCCGATTTGGTTTCGATACCCTTTTCTTCCAAAGTTTTCTGCATCTTTCCAAAATCCTCAAATGCAGTGTGTATCACGGCAATATCGTTTCCTTCCTCGTCTGCCTCCACAAAAAGATCTTCGAGCCCGGCGTCTATCAATTCAAATTCAAGTTCTTCCAGGTCGCGGTCGCCCGGGTCAAAGGTAAATACTGATTTACGGCTGAAGATAAAATCCAGCGACCCGGTTTTGCCCAACGTGCCGCCGTATTTTGTAAAATAGCTGCGCACATTAGCCACCGTACGGTTCAGGTTATCAGTGGCAGTTTCAACCAGTATGGCTACACCATGCTGCGCGTAGCCTTCGTACACAATTTCTTCGTAATCCTTTTCGTCGCGACTGGTAGCACGCTTTATAGCGGCTTCTACCCTGTCTTTAGGCATATTAACCGCTTTGGCATTTTGCACCGCGGTGCGCAGGCGCGAGTTGGTGTTAGGGTCGCCGCCGCCTGCTTTAACCGCCATTACAATCTCTTTGCCCAAGCGGGTAAACTGCACGGCCATTTTAGCCCAACGCTTAAACTTTCTTTCTTTACGGAATTCAAATGCTCTTCCCATATTACCCCCCAGCCCCCTAAAGGGGGAGCCGGAATTTATTTTTTATTTTTTGTTTATACCATTATAAAGCCTACTTGTTCCCCCCTTCGGGGGGTAGGGGGCTC includes:
- a CDS encoding phosphoribosyltransferase family protein; this encodes MSDKKILILNQQQIQQKIDRIAYQILEDNFDEKEILIAGILPRGNHVAGRLKLVLDKIAPFKSRLLTIELDKQSSRLQAKTNFDVQECSNKVIVLVDDVLNSGKTLAYGFGVFLDVPLKKLRTVVLIDRNHKNFPVTTDYAGVALSTVIKEHVDVVLDEAGQEDAVYLR
- a CDS encoding DUF2442 domain-containing protein, with protein sequence MPLFSSSKQEKKVKVTFANGLLFVEKADGKQQAFPLEWFPKLMNATDDEREDWTQTDKGIHFNSLDVDVAL
- a CDS encoding YebC/PmpR family DNA-binding transcriptional regulator, encoding MGRAFEFRKERKFKRWAKMAVQFTRLGKEIVMAVKAGGGDPNTNSRLRTAVQNAKAVNMPKDRVEAAIKRATSRDEKDYEEIVYEGYAQHGVAILVETATDNLNRTVANVRSYFTKYGGTLGKTGSLDFIFSRKSVFTFDPGDRDLEELEFELIDAGLEDLFVEADEEGNDIAVIHTAFEDFGKMQKTLEEKGIETKSAKLERIAQSTTPVTEEQAVDVFKIIDRLEEDDDVQAVYHNMAE